A genomic window from Parasteatoda tepidariorum isolate YZ-2023 chromosome 10, CAS_Ptep_4.0, whole genome shotgun sequence includes:
- the LOC107439985 gene encoding probable glutamate receptor, which translates to MVAYFPSKLRLAVLPGTKGIEVTRVDNTTIISGLEGEFIKLLARALNFEYEIFIPPDFYGDMDASGNYTGMMGMLQRNEVDMGFTYLDVTYERSKVVDSSVPYYQLEKTFMMNQAPFLSKTSAFMYPFGTLTWILFLIVLLSMSLLFHTLISPKDSIISVFFNLWGSSFGQGMNYNPRSLSRRIPLGIWLLYSYVLILCYSSVLLSFLTAPIKMKQIKDFKDLYLAVREGKMKCLSSVQSKELDNLLKSQVPHLRGLGEYIKKNYWFYYLPEEVKVPEHVAILGTPDLFRVAIGPPEKYFYSKDTFAYIHIGVGIRKTFCCKERFNTIVLRILSGGLYNKFREDFFFKKDLTRNLNTDYSQSTLTSPLGLSNLNGVFIILGIGWIAGIIALIMEIICSRWLRSKYR; encoded by the coding sequence ATGGTGGCATATTTTCCCTCGAAACTTAGACTAGCAGTTCTACCCGGGACCAAAGGCATAGAAGTTACAAGAGTCGACAACACTACCATTATTTCAGGACTTGAAGgagaatttataaaactattggcACGCGCATTAAATTTCGAATATGAGATTTTTATTCCCCCAGATTTTTACGGTGACATGGATGCATCCGGAAACTACACTGGAATGATGGGAATGCTGCAAAGAAATGAAGTTGATATGGGATTCACCTATTTGGATGTCACCTATGAGCGTTCGAAAGTTGTGGACTCCAGTGTACCTTACTACCaacttgaaaaaacatttatgatgAATCAAGCTCCGTTCTTGTCAAAAACATCAGCATTCATGTATCCTTTCGGCACACTTACGTGGATTTTATTCCTTATCGTACTGCTCTCTATGTCATTGctatttcatactttgattTCGCCAAAAGATTCcattatttctgttttcttcAATTTGTGGGGATCTTCTTTCGGACAAGGAATGAACTACAACCCTCGCTCACTGTCCAGGCGGATACCACTTGGAATTTGGCTCCTTTATTCATACGTGCTAATTTTATGTTACAGCTCAGTCTTGTTATCATTTTTGACAGCTCCcatcaaaatgaaacaaataaaagactTCAAGGATCTCTATCTCGCAGTCAGAGAGGGGAAGATGAAGTGTCTATCATCGGTGCAATCTAAGGAACtagataatttgttaaaaagccAAGTACCTCATTTAAGAGGATTAGGggaatacattaaaaagaattactgGTTTTACTATCTCCCTGAAGAAGTCAAAGTTCCGGAACATGTAGCAATACTTGGTACTCCTGATCTATTTCGTGTGGCTATTGGGCCACCTGAAAAGTACTTTTATTCGAAGGATACTTTCGCATATATTCATATCGGGGTTggaattagaaaaacattttgctgCAAAGAGCGCTTCAATACAATCGTACTACGAATTTTAAGTGGTGGCCTATATAATAAATTCAGAGaagatttcttctttaaaaaagatttaacaagGAATTTGAACACAGACTATTCTCAGAGCACATTAACATCACCTTTAGggttatcaaatttaaatggaGTGTTTATTATACTTGGTATTGGCTGGATAGCAGGTATTATAGCTTTAATAATGGAAATCATCTGCAGTCGATGGTTACGTTCAAAATATCGCTAA
- the LOC110283529 gene encoding probable glutamate receptor, whose protein sequence is MVAYFPSKLRLAILTFFNAINVTRIDNATIISRIEGEFIKVLAQALNFEYELFVPPDAFGEMDAFGNYTGMMGMLQRNEVDMGFTYLDITYERSKVVDSSAPYYYIEKRFMMNYAPFLSKTSAFMYPFSVLTWILFLIVLLSVSVLFRTLISPKDSIISVFFNLWGSSFGQGMNYNPRSLSRRIPLGIWLLYSYVLILCYSSVLLSFLTSPIKMKQIKDFKDLYLPVREGEMECLSAAQSKELDNLLKSQVPHLRGLGEYIKKNNWFYYSPSKVKVPEHVAIIASDDLFRANVGTPEQYFFSKDTLGYFHYGIAIRKTFCCKERLNRIVLRIASSGLYDKFKEDYFFKRDLIRYLNKSHSESALASPISLSNLKGVFIMLGIGSAAGIIALMIEITYYRWLRPKLRQI, encoded by the coding sequence ATGGTGGCATACTTTCCTTCGAAGCTAAGACTCGCAATTCTAACCTTTTTCAATGCCATTAACGTTACAAGAATCGACAACGCTACCATTATTTCGAGAATTGAGGgagaatttataaaagtattggcacaagcattaaattttgaatatgagcTTTTTGTTCCCCCAGATGCTTTCGGGGAAATGGATGCATTCGGAAACTACACTGGAATGATGGGAATGCTGCAAAGGAATGAAGTTGATATGGGATTCACCTATTTGGATATTACCTATGAGCGTTCAAAAGTTGTAGACTCCAGTGCGCCTTACTACtacattgaaaaaaggtttatgATGAATTATGCTCCGTTCTTGTCAAAAACATCAGCATTCATGTATCCTTTCAGCGTACTCACATGGATTTTGTTCCTTATCGTACTGCTCTCTGTGTCAGTGCTATTTCGAACTTTGATTTCGCCAAAAGATTccattatttcagtttttttcaatttgtgggGATCTTCTTTTGGACAAGGAATGAACTACAACCCTCGCTCACTGTCCAGGCGGATACCGCTTGGAATTTGGCTCCTTTATTCATACGTGCTAATTTTATGTTACAGCTCAGTCCTGTTATCATTTTTGACATCTCCcatcaaaatgaaacaaataaaagactTCAAGGATCTCTATCTCCCAGTCAGAGAGGGGGAAATGGAGTGCCTATCAGCCGCACAATCTAAGGAATTAGATAATTTGTTGAAAAGCCAAGTACCTCATTTAAGAGGATTAGGggaatacattaaaaagaataactGGTTTTACTATTCCCCTAGCAAAGTCAAAGTTCCGGAACATGTAGCAATAATTGCTTCAGATGATCTATTTCGTGCAAATGTTGGTACACCAGAACAGTACTTTTTTTCGAAGGACACTTTAGGATATTTTCATTACGGGATAGCAATCAGGAAAACATTTTGCTGCAAAGAGCGCTTGAATAGAATCGTCCTCCGAATTGCAAGTAGTGGCTTATATGACAAATTCAAAGAAGATTACTTCTTTAAAAGagatttaataagatatttaaataagagcCATTCTGAGAGTGCATTAGCATCACCTATAAGCTTATCAAATTTAAAGGGTGTGTTTATTATGCTTGGTATAGGATCGGCAGCAGGCATTATTGCTTTAATGATCGAAATCACCTACTATCGATGGTTACGCCCAAAACTTCGCCAAATCTGA